Proteins co-encoded in one Capnocytophaga ochracea DSM 7271 genomic window:
- a CDS encoding aconitate hydratase, whose product MIFDIEMIKKVYAQFPERVDKARQVVGRPLTLAEKILYTHLWDGTRWRELVARAFVRGKDYVNFAPDRIACQDATAQMALLQFMQAGKSKVAVPTTVHCDHLIQAKEGAATDLKVATEQSKEVFDFLSSVSNKYGIGFWKPGAGIIHQIVLENYAFPGGMMIGTDSHTVNAGGLGMLAIGVGGADAVDVMAGMPWELKFPKLIGVKLTGKLSGWTAPKDVILKVADILTVKGGTGAIVEYFGEGAKSLSCTGKGTICNMGAEIGATTSTFGYDEAMRRYLLATGREEVALAADAIAPYLTADPEVYADPEKFFDQLIEIDLSTLEPYINGPFTPDRGTPVSKMKEVARENDWPLEVQWGLIGSCTNSSYEDLTRAVSVVKQALEKRITPKASFGINPGSEQIHYTTERDGIIDAFEQLGTRVFTNACGPCIGQWDREGAEKQEKNTIVHSFNRNFSKRADGNPNTHAFVASPEIVAALAIAGRLDFNPITDTLLNDQGEAVKLTPPYGEELPSKGFAVDDPGYQAPAEDGSNIEVVVSPTSNRLQLLTPFAPWDGKNIIGAKLLIKAQGKCTTDHISMAGAWLRFRGHLDNISNNMLIGAVNAFNGKTNSVKNQLTGEYDEVPKVQRAYKAAGIPSIVVGDHNYGEGSSREHAAMEPRHLGVRAVLVKSFARIHETNLKKQGMLALTFANEADYDKIQEDDVINFLDLTSFAPGTPLHLEFVHKDGSKDVITCNHTYNAQQIGWFKAGSALNQLKEKSER is encoded by the coding sequence ATGATTTTTGATATTGAAATGATAAAGAAGGTCTACGCCCAATTTCCTGAGCGCGTCGACAAAGCCCGACAAGTGGTAGGAAGACCCCTTACCCTTGCTGAAAAAATATTGTATACACACCTATGGGACGGCACTCGCTGGCGCGAGCTTGTAGCTCGTGCCTTTGTACGCGGTAAAGACTATGTAAATTTCGCCCCTGACCGTATCGCTTGTCAAGATGCCACCGCCCAAATGGCGCTCTTGCAGTTTATGCAAGCGGGCAAAAGCAAAGTAGCTGTCCCTACCACGGTGCACTGCGACCACCTGATACAAGCCAAAGAAGGCGCGGCGACCGACCTAAAAGTAGCTACTGAACAGTCTAAAGAAGTATTCGATTTTCTCTCTTCGGTATCTAACAAATATGGTATTGGCTTCTGGAAACCTGGCGCAGGGATTATTCACCAAATAGTCTTAGAAAACTACGCTTTCCCTGGCGGAATGATGATAGGCACTGATTCGCATACAGTGAACGCTGGCGGATTAGGAATGCTCGCTATTGGTGTAGGAGGGGCTGATGCCGTAGATGTTATGGCAGGAATGCCGTGGGAACTGAAATTCCCTAAGCTCATAGGCGTAAAACTCACGGGTAAACTCAGCGGGTGGACTGCCCCCAAAGATGTGATTCTTAAAGTTGCCGATATCCTCACCGTAAAAGGGGGCACGGGCGCTATTGTGGAATACTTTGGCGAGGGTGCTAAATCGCTTTCTTGTACGGGGAAGGGTACTATTTGTAATATGGGTGCCGAAATAGGGGCTACTACCTCTACTTTTGGCTATGATGAGGCGATGCGTCGCTATCTGCTTGCCACTGGACGTGAAGAAGTAGCCCTCGCTGCCGATGCGATCGCTCCCTACCTCACCGCCGACCCCGAAGTATATGCTGACCCTGAAAAGTTTTTCGACCAACTCATCGAGATAGACCTCTCTACTTTAGAGCCTTATATCAACGGTCCTTTCACTCCTGATAGAGGTACTCCTGTATCCAAAATGAAAGAAGTAGCTCGCGAAAATGATTGGCCCTTGGAGGTGCAATGGGGGCTCATCGGTTCGTGTACTAACTCGTCCTATGAAGATCTCACCCGCGCGGTTTCGGTGGTAAAACAAGCCTTAGAAAAGAGAATTACCCCTAAAGCCTCTTTTGGTATCAACCCTGGCTCTGAACAAATACACTATACTACCGAACGCGATGGCATCATAGACGCTTTTGAGCAGTTGGGCACCCGTGTGTTTACCAATGCTTGTGGTCCCTGCATTGGTCAGTGGGACAGAGAAGGCGCCGAAAAACAAGAAAAAAATACGATTGTCCATTCCTTCAACCGTAACTTCTCCAAACGTGCCGACGGTAACCCCAATACCCACGCTTTTGTTGCTTCCCCCGAAATCGTTGCGGCTTTGGCTATTGCTGGTAGGTTAGACTTTAACCCTATCACTGATACCTTGCTTAACGACCAAGGTGAAGCGGTAAAACTCACCCCTCCTTATGGCGAAGAGTTGCCCTCTAAAGGTTTTGCGGTTGATGACCCTGGCTATCAGGCTCCTGCCGAAGATGGTAGCAACATCGAGGTCGTGGTATCACCTACTTCCAACCGCCTCCAACTGCTCACACCTTTCGCTCCTTGGGACGGCAAGAACATCATAGGGGCTAAACTCCTCATCAAAGCGCAAGGCAAATGCACTACCGACCATATTTCGATGGCAGGGGCTTGGTTGCGTTTCCGCGGACATTTGGACAATATTTCCAACAATATGCTCATAGGGGCGGTAAATGCTTTCAACGGTAAAACTAACTCCGTGAAAAACCAACTTACCGGGGAATACGACGAAGTGCCTAAAGTACAGCGCGCCTATAAAGCCGCGGGTATCCCTTCTATTGTAGTAGGCGACCACAACTATGGTGAGGGCTCTTCACGCGAGCACGCTGCTATGGAACCCCGTCATTTGGGGGTACGAGCCGTATTGGTGAAATCGTTTGCGCGCATTCACGAAACCAACCTTAAAAAGCAAGGAATGCTCGCTCTCACCTTTGCCAATGAAGCCGATTACGATAAGATTCAAGAAGACGATGTAATCAACTTCCTCGACCTTACCAGCTTTGCACCTGGCACTCCTTTGCACTTAGAATTTGTACATAAAGACGGTAGCAAAGATGTGATTACCTGCAACCATACCTACAATGCTCAGCAAATAGGTTGGTTTAAAGCAGGAAGCGCCCTGAACCAGTTAAAAGAGAAAAGTGAAAGATAA